A genomic stretch from Sinorhizobium terangae includes:
- a CDS encoding transcriptional regulator → MPVTPDNDNMPDEPLVFIIIGKAYEADGDDEGIDIHVMLRAPDDDTAVREALNALAEEGFLQADLDQIGTLTDIPDEEPHASAYQGALEGEVAIIRFA, encoded by the coding sequence ATGCCCGTTACGCCGGACAACGACAACATGCCAGACGAACCGCTGGTATTCATCATCATCGGCAAGGCCTACGAAGCCGACGGCGACGACGAAGGTATCGACATCCATGTGATGCTCAGGGCGCCAGACGACGACACGGCCGTGCGCGAGGCGCTCAATGCGCTCGCCGAAGAAGGCTTTCTCCAGGCCGATCTCGACCAGATCGGAACCTTGACGGATATCCCGGATGAAGAGCCGCACGCCTCTGCCTACCAGGGCGCGCTCGAGGGCGAGGTCGCGATCATTCGCTTCGCATAA
- the rpsL gene encoding 30S ribosomal protein S12, with product MPTVNQLIRKPRLAQVKRNKVPALQENPQKRGVCTRVYTTTPKKPNSALRKVAKIRLTNGFEVIGYIPGEGHNLQEHSVVMIRGGRVKDLPGVRYHIIRGVLDTQGVKNRKQRRSKYGAKRPK from the coding sequence ATGCCTACCGTAAACCAGCTGATCCGCAAGCCGCGTCTGGCACAGGTAAAGCGCAACAAGGTTCCTGCTCTGCAGGAAAACCCGCAGAAGCGCGGCGTTTGCACCCGCGTCTACACGACGACTCCGAAGAAGCCGAACTCGGCTCTGCGTAAGGTTGCAAAGATTCGCCTGACGAACGGCTTCGAAGTCATCGGCTACATTCCGGGCGAAGGTCACAACCTGCAGGAGCACTCCGTGGTCATGATCCGCGGCGGCCGCGTAAAGGACCTTCCGGGTGTTCGTTACCACATCATCCGCGGCGTTCTCGATACGCAGGGTGTGAAGAACCGCAAACAGCGCCGCTCCAAGTACGGCGCGAAGCGTCCGAAATAA
- the rpsG gene encoding 30S ribosomal protein S7 has protein sequence MSRRHRAEKREINPDPKFGDLVVTKFMNAIMLHGKKSVAESIVYGAFDAVQSKLKQEPIAVFHSALDNIAPHVEVRSRRVGGATYQVPVDVRPERRQALAIRWLIAAARKRNETTMVDRLCGELMDAANNRGSAVKKREDTHKMADANRAFSHYRW, from the coding sequence ATGTCCCGACGTCACAGAGCAGAAAAGCGTGAGATCAACCCGGATCCGAAGTTCGGTGATCTGGTCGTCACGAAGTTCATGAACGCAATCATGCTGCACGGCAAGAAGTCCGTTGCTGAAAGCATTGTCTATGGTGCTTTCGATGCGGTCCAGTCGAAGCTGAAGCAGGAACCGATCGCAGTGTTCCATTCCGCGCTCGACAACATTGCTCCGCACGTTGAAGTGCGTTCGCGCCGCGTCGGTGGTGCTACCTATCAGGTTCCGGTCGATGTTCGTCCGGAGCGTCGCCAGGCCCTCGCCATTCGCTGGCTGATCGCGGCCGCACGCAAGCGCAACGAAACGACCATGGTCGATCGCCTCTGCGGCGAACTCATGGACGCTGCGAACAACCGTGGTAGCGCTGTGAAGAAGCGCGAAGACACCCACAAGATGGCTGATGCCAACCGTGCGTTCTCGCACTACCGTTGGTAA
- the fusA gene encoding elongation factor G, which produces MAREYKIEDYRNFGIMAHIDAGKTTTTERILYYTGKSHKIGEVHDGAATMDWMEQEQERGITITSAATTTFWKGRDGKMRRFNIIDTPGHVDFTIEVERSLRVLDGAIALLDANAGVEPQTETVWRQAEKYHVPRMIFCNKMDKTGADFYRSVEMIKTRLGATAVVMQLPIGAESEFKGVVDLIEMNALVWRDESLGAQWDVVEIPADMKEKAEEYREKLIETVVEIDEAAMEAYLEGNYPDNDKIRELVRRGTIDVKFHPMFCGTAFKNKGVQPLLDAVVDYLPSPVDIPAIKGIDVKTEGEITRKADDNEPLSMLAFKIMNDPFVGSLTFARIYSGKLEKGTSVMNTVKEKRERVGRMLQMHSNSREDIDEAFAGDIVALAGLKETTTGDTLCDPLKPVILERMEFPEPVIQIAIEPKTKGDQEKMGLALNRLAAEDPSFRVKTDEESGQTIIAGMGELHLDIIVDRMRREFKVEASVGAPQVAYRETITRQHEEDYTHKKQSGGTGQFARVKIVFEPNPEGEDFVFESKIVGGAVPKEYIPGVQKGIESVLSSGPLAGFPMLGVKATLIDGAFHDVDSSVLAFEIASRACFREAAKKAGAQLLEPIMKVEVVTPEDYVGDVIGDLNSRRGQIQGQESRGVAVVINAHVPLANMFKYVDNLRSMSQGRAQYTMLFDHYAPVPSNVAQEIQAKYSGQK; this is translated from the coding sequence ATGGCTCGCGAATATAAAATCGAAGATTACCGAAATTTCGGTATCATGGCGCACATCGACGCCGGCAAGACGACGACGACCGAGCGCATCCTTTACTACACCGGCAAGTCCCACAAGATCGGCGAAGTCCACGACGGCGCCGCAACCATGGACTGGATGGAGCAGGAGCAGGAACGCGGCATCACGATCACGTCCGCTGCCACCACGACCTTCTGGAAGGGGCGCGACGGCAAGATGCGCCGCTTCAACATCATCGACACCCCCGGCCACGTTGACTTCACCATCGAAGTCGAGCGTTCGCTGCGCGTTCTCGACGGCGCCATCGCGCTGCTCGACGCCAACGCCGGTGTTGAGCCGCAGACTGAAACCGTCTGGCGTCAGGCTGAGAAGTATCATGTTCCGCGCATGATCTTCTGCAACAAGATGGACAAGACCGGTGCGGACTTCTACCGCTCCGTCGAGATGATCAAGACCCGTCTCGGCGCAACGGCCGTTGTCATGCAGCTGCCGATCGGCGCTGAAAGCGAATTCAAGGGCGTTGTCGATCTGATCGAGATGAATGCTCTCGTCTGGCGTGATGAATCGCTCGGCGCCCAGTGGGATGTCGTCGAAATTCCGGCCGACATGAAGGAAAAGGCTGAAGAATACCGCGAAAAGCTGATCGAGACCGTGGTCGAGATCGACGAAGCGGCGATGGAAGCCTACCTGGAAGGCAACTACCCGGACAACGACAAGATCCGTGAACTGGTCCGTCGCGGCACGATCGACGTGAAGTTCCACCCGATGTTCTGCGGCACCGCGTTCAAGAACAAGGGCGTTCAGCCTCTGCTCGACGCTGTCGTCGACTACCTGCCGTCCCCGGTCGATATTCCGGCGATCAAGGGCATCGACGTCAAGACCGAGGGTGAAATCACCCGTAAGGCTGACGACAACGAACCGCTCTCGATGCTGGCGTTCAAGATCATGAACGACCCCTTCGTCGGCTCGCTGACCTTCGCGCGCATCTATTCCGGCAAGCTCGAAAAGGGTACGTCGGTCATGAATACGGTCAAGGAAAAGCGCGAGCGCGTCGGCCGCATGCTGCAGATGCACTCGAACTCGCGTGAGGACATCGACGAAGCCTTCGCTGGCGATATCGTTGCTCTCGCGGGCCTCAAGGAAACCACTACGGGCGACACGCTCTGCGATCCCTTGAAGCCGGTTATCCTGGAGCGCATGGAATTCCCCGAGCCGGTCATCCAGATCGCGATCGAGCCGAAGACCAAGGGCGACCAGGAAAAGATGGGCCTCGCGCTCAACCGCCTGGCTGCAGAAGATCCGTCCTTCCGCGTCAAGACCGACGAGGAATCCGGCCAGACGATCATTGCTGGCATGGGCGAACTTCACCTCGACATCATCGTCGACCGCATGCGTCGCGAGTTCAAGGTCGAAGCTTCGGTCGGTGCTCCGCAGGTTGCCTACCGTGAAACCATCACGCGTCAGCACGAAGAAGACTACACGCACAAGAAGCAGTCCGGTGGTACCGGTCAGTTCGCGCGCGTCAAGATCGTCTTCGAACCGAACCCGGAAGGCGAAGATTTCGTGTTCGAATCCAAGATCGTCGGTGGTGCTGTTCCGAAGGAATACATCCCAGGCGTTCAGAAGGGTATCGAAAGCGTTCTGTCCTCTGGTCCGCTCGCTGGCTTCCCGATGCTGGGTGTCAAGGCGACGCTCATCGACGGCGCATTCCACGACGTCGACTCGTCGGTTCTCGCCTTCGAAATCGCTTCGCGTGCCTGCTTCCGTGAAGCGGCGAAGAAGGCCGGTGCTCAGCTCCTCGAGCCGATCATGAAGGTCGAGGTCGTAACGCCGGAAGATTACGTCGGTGACGTGATCGGTGACCTGAACTCTCGCCGTGGCCAGATCCAGGGTCAGGAATCGCGCGGTGTTGCCGTGGTGATCAATGCCCACGTGCCGCTCGCGAACATGTTCAAGTACGTGGACAACCTGCGCTCGATGTCGCAGGGCCGCGCTCAGTACACGATGCTGTTCGATCACTACGCGCCGGTTCCGTCGAACGTCGCGCAGGAAATCCAGGCGAAGTATTCCGGTCAGAAGTGA
- the tuf gene encoding elongation factor Tu, producing MAKSKFERNKPHVNIGTIGHVDHGKTSLTAAITKYFGEFKAYDQIDAAPEEKARGITISTAHVEYETPNRHYAHVDCPGHADYVKNMITGAAQMDGAILVVSAADGPMPQTREHILLARQVGVPAIVVFLNKVDQVDDAELLELVELEVRELLSSYEFPGDDIPIIKGSALAALEDSDKKIGEDAIRELMAAVDAYIPTPERPIDLPFLMPIEDVFSISGRGTVVTGRVERGIIKVGEEVEIVGIRPTTKTTCTGVEMFRKLLDQGQAGDNIGALLRGVDRNGVERGQILCKPGSVTPHTKFKAEAYILTKEEGGRHTPFFTNYRPQFYFRTTDVTGIVTLPEGTEMVMPGDNVTVDVELIVPIAMEEKLRFAIREGGRTVGAGIVASIIK from the coding sequence ATGGCAAAGAGCAAATTTGAGCGCAACAAGCCGCACGTTAACATTGGCACGATTGGCCACGTTGACCATGGCAAGACGTCGCTGACGGCAGCGATCACGAAGTACTTCGGCGAGTTCAAGGCGTATGACCAGATCGACGCTGCGCCGGAAGAAAAGGCCCGTGGTATCACCATTTCGACGGCGCACGTCGAATACGAGACGCCGAACCGTCACTATGCGCACGTCGACTGCCCCGGCCACGCCGACTACGTCAAGAACATGATCACCGGCGCGGCGCAGATGGACGGCGCGATCCTGGTTGTTTCGGCGGCCGACGGCCCGATGCCGCAGACCCGCGAGCACATCCTGCTCGCCCGCCAGGTCGGCGTTCCGGCAATCGTCGTGTTCCTGAACAAGGTCGACCAGGTTGACGACGCCGAGCTGCTCGAGCTCGTCGAGCTCGAAGTGCGCGAACTGCTGTCGTCCTACGAATTCCCGGGCGACGACATTCCGATCATCAAGGGTTCGGCGCTCGCCGCGCTTGAAGACAGCGACAAGAAGATCGGCGAAGACGCGATCCGCGAGCTGATGGCAGCGGTTGACGCCTACATCCCGACGCCGGAGCGCCCGATCGACCTGCCGTTCCTGATGCCGATCGAAGACGTATTCTCGATCTCGGGCCGCGGTACGGTTGTGACCGGTCGCGTCGAGCGCGGCATCATCAAGGTTGGTGAGGAAGTCGAGATCGTCGGCATCCGTCCGACGACGAAGACGACCTGCACGGGCGTCGAAATGTTCCGCAAGCTGCTCGACCAGGGCCAGGCCGGCGACAACATCGGTGCGCTGCTGCGCGGTGTCGACCGCAACGGCGTCGAGCGCGGCCAGATCCTGTGCAAGCCGGGTTCGGTGACGCCGCACACGAAGTTCAAGGCGGAAGCCTACATCCTGACGAAGGAAGAAGGTGGCCGTCATACGCCGTTCTTCACCAACTACCGTCCGCAGTTCTACTTCCGCACGACGGACGTGACCGGCATCGTGACGCTGCCGGAAGGCACGGAAATGGTGATGCCGGGCGACAACGTGACGGTTGACGTCGAACTGATCGTGCCGATCGCGATGGAAGAAAAGCTGCGCTTCGCAATCCGCGAAGGCGGCCGCACCGTCGGCGCCGGCATCGTCGCCTCGATCATCAAGTAA
- the rpsJ gene encoding 30S ribosomal protein S10 has product MNGQNIRIRLKAFDHRILDASTREIVSTAKRTGASVRGPVPLPTRIEKFTVNRSPHVDKKSREQFEMRTHKRLLDIVDPTPQTVDALMKLDLAAGVDVEIKL; this is encoded by the coding sequence ATGAACGGCCAGAATATCCGCATCCGCCTTAAGGCGTTTGATCACCGGATCCTCGATGCCTCCACGCGCGAAATCGTGTCGACGGCCAAGCGCACCGGTGCCAGTGTGCGCGGTCCCGTGCCGCTTCCGACCCGGATTGAAAAATTCACGGTCAACCGGTCGCCGCACGTCGACAAGAAGAGCCGCGAACAGTTTGAGATGCGCACGCACAAGCGTCTTCTCGATATCGTTGATCCGACCCCTCAGACGGTTGATGCGCTGATGAAGCTCGATCTGGCCGCCGGCGTCGACGTCGAGATCAAGCTCTAA
- the rplC gene encoding 50S ribosomal protein L3: MRSGVIAQKVGMTRVYNDAGEHIPVTVLRLENCQVVAHRTEEKNGYTAVQLGAGRSKVKNTPKAMRGHFAAANVEPKAKLVEFRVSADNMIDIGSELTASHFVAGQLVDVTGTTIGKGFAGAIKRHNFGGLRATHGVSVSHRSHGSTGSNQDPGRVWKGKRMAGHMGQTRVTTQNLEVVSTDEDRGLILVKGAVPGSKGAWIVVRDAVKSGTPEGAPRPAGVRAEASK, translated from the coding sequence ATGCGTTCAGGTGTGATTGCACAGAAGGTGGGAATGACCCGCGTCTACAACGACGCCGGCGAGCATATCCCGGTAACAGTATTGCGGCTGGAGAACTGCCAGGTAGTGGCCCACCGCACGGAAGAAAAGAACGGCTATACCGCAGTTCAGCTGGGTGCTGGCCGTTCCAAGGTCAAGAATACGCCGAAGGCCATGCGCGGCCATTTTGCCGCTGCAAACGTCGAGCCGAAGGCGAAGCTCGTCGAGTTCCGCGTTTCCGCGGACAACATGATCGACATCGGCTCCGAGCTGACGGCCAGCCACTTCGTCGCAGGCCAGCTCGTCGACGTCACTGGTACGACGATCGGTAAGGGCTTCGCTGGCGCCATCAAGCGCCACAACTTCGGCGGTCTGCGTGCCACGCACGGCGTTTCCGTATCGCACCGCTCGCATGGTTCTACCGGTTCCAACCAGGATCCGGGCCGTGTTTGGAAGGGCAAGCGCATGGCCGGCCACATGGGCCAGACCCGCGTTACCACCCAGAACCTGGAAGTCGTATCGACGGACGAAGACCGTGGCCTGATCCTGGTCAAGGGCGCAGTCCCCGGCTCCAAGGGTGCCTGGATCGTCGTTCGCGACGCAGTCAAGTCCGGCACCCCGGAAGGCGCTCCGCGCCCGGCCGGCGTGCGCGCCGAAGCATCGAAGTAA
- the rplD gene encoding 50S ribosomal protein L4, with protein sequence MDLTVKTLEGKDAGKVSLSDAIFGLEPREDIIARVVRWQLAKKQQGTHKAKGRAEVARTGAKMYKQKGTGRARHHSARAPQFRGGGKAHGPVVRSHAHDLPKKVRALGLRHALSAKLKAEEIIVVDDLVAKEAKTKALAGVFASLGLTNALIIGGAEIENNFKLAAQNIPNVDVLPVQGINVYDILRRGKLVLSKAAVEALEERFK encoded by the coding sequence ATGGATCTCACCGTCAAAACCCTCGAGGGCAAGGACGCGGGAAAGGTTTCCCTTTCTGACGCCATTTTCGGCCTCGAACCCCGTGAAGACATCATCGCCCGCGTCGTTCGGTGGCAGCTCGCCAAGAAGCAGCAGGGCACGCACAAGGCCAAGGGCCGCGCTGAAGTCGCCCGCACCGGCGCCAAGATGTACAAGCAGAAGGGTACGGGCCGCGCCCGCCACCACTCCGCTCGTGCTCCGCAGTTCCGCGGCGGTGGCAAGGCCCATGGTCCGGTTGTCCGCAGCCACGCTCATGACCTTCCGAAGAAGGTCCGTGCGCTCGGCCTGCGCCATGCGCTCTCGGCCAAGCTGAAGGCAGAAGAGATCATCGTCGTCGACGATCTCGTTGCCAAGGAAGCAAAGACGAAGGCTCTCGCCGGCGTATTCGCGTCGCTCGGCCTCACCAATGCTCTGATCATCGGCGGTGCCGAAATCGAGAACAACTTCAAGCTCGCAGCCCAGAACATCCCGAATGTGGACGTTCTGCCGGTCCAGGGCATCAACGTTTACGACATTCTGCGCCGCGGCAAGCTCGTGCTTTCCAAGGCTGCCGTAGAAGCTCTGGAGGAGCGGTTCAAATGA
- a CDS encoding 50S ribosomal protein L23 — MTDLRHYDVIVSPSITEKSTLVSEQNQVVFNVAKGASKPEIKAAVEALFGVKVTAVNTLLRKGKLKRFRGFAGKQKDVKKAIVTLAEGQSIDVSTGL; from the coding sequence ATGACGGATCTTCGCCACTATGACGTGATCGTGTCTCCCTCGATCACCGAAAAGTCGACGCTGGTTTCCGAACAGAACCAGGTCGTCTTCAACGTCGCCAAGGGCGCTTCGAAGCCTGAGATCAAGGCTGCTGTCGAAGCCCTGTTCGGCGTCAAGGTCACGGCCGTGAACACGCTCCTCCGCAAGGGTAAGCTGAAGCGTTTCCGCGGTTTTGCCGGGAAGCAGAAGGACGTGAAGAAGGCGATCGTTACGCTCGCCGAAGGTCAGTCCATCGACGTCTCCACCGGTCTCTAA
- the rplB gene encoding 50S ribosomal protein L2 has translation MALKSFNPTTPSQRQLVIVDRAGLYKGKPVKALTEGLSSKGGRNNLGRITVRFQGGGHKRSYRLVDFKRRKFDVEGTVERLEYDPNRTAFIALVNYADGEQAYILAPQRLAAGDKVIASDKAVDVKPGNAMPLQFIPVGSIIHNVEMKPGKGGQIARSAGTYAQLVGRDQGMAILRLNSGEQRLVHGSCLASIGAVSNPDHGNINDGKAGRSRWRGKRPHVRGVVMNPVDHPHGGGEGRTSGGRHPVTPWGKPTKGKRTRSNKSTDKFIMRSRHQRKK, from the coding sequence ATGGCATTGAAAAGTTTCAATCCGACGACCCCGAGCCAGCGTCAGCTGGTCATCGTAGACCGGGCTGGCCTCTACAAGGGCAAGCCGGTCAAGGCGTTGACCGAGGGCCTGTCCTCCAAGGGCGGTCGCAACAACCTAGGCCGCATCACCGTCCGCTTCCAGGGCGGCGGTCACAAGCGGTCTTACCGTCTGGTCGACTTCAAGCGTCGCAAGTTCGACGTTGAAGGCACGGTCGAGCGTCTGGAATACGACCCGAACCGCACCGCCTTCATCGCGCTCGTCAACTATGCCGACGGCGAACAGGCCTACATCCTGGCGCCGCAGCGTCTGGCTGCCGGCGACAAGGTCATCGCCTCCGACAAGGCCGTTGACGTCAAGCCGGGCAACGCGATGCCGCTGCAGTTCATCCCGGTCGGCTCGATCATCCACAATGTAGAGATGAAACCGGGCAAGGGTGGCCAGATCGCTCGCTCCGCCGGCACCTATGCGCAGCTCGTCGGTCGCGACCAGGGCATGGCGATCCTTCGCCTGAACTCGGGCGAACAGCGCCTCGTGCACGGCTCTTGCCTTGCATCGATCGGTGCTGTATCGAACCCCGATCACGGCAACATCAATGATGGTAAGGCTGGTCGTTCGCGTTGGCGCGGTAAGCGTCCGCACGTTCGCGGCGTCGTCATGAACCCGGTTGACCACCCGCACGGCGGTGGTGAAGGCCGCACTTCCGGTGGCCGTCACCCGGTTACCCCGTGGGGCAAGCCGACGAAGGGCAAGCGCACGCGCTCCAACAAGTCGACCGACAAGTTCATCATGCGCTCGCGTCACCAGCGCAAGAAGTAA
- the rpsS gene encoding 30S ribosomal protein S19 gives MARSVWKGPFVDGYLLKKAEKVRDGGRNEVIKMWSRRSTILPQFVGLTFGVYNGNKHVPVSVSEEMVGHKFGEFAPTRTYYGHGADKKAKRK, from the coding sequence GTGGCTCGTTCAGTTTGGAAAGGTCCGTTTGTTGACGGCTATCTTCTCAAGAAGGCTGAGAAGGTTCGCGACGGCGGTCGTAACGAAGTGATCAAGATGTGGAGCCGTCGCTCCACGATCCTTCCGCAGTTCGTTGGTCTGACCTTCGGCGTCTACAACGGCAACAAGCATGTTCCCGTCTCCGTGTCCGAAGAAATGGTCGGTCACAAGTTCGGTGAATTCGCTCCGACCCGGACCTACTATGGTCATGGCGCGGACAAGAAGGCGAAGAGGAAGTAA
- the rplV gene encoding 50S ribosomal protein L22 → MGKAKAERRLKDNEAQAIARTIRVSPQKLNLVAAMIRGKKVDRALAELEFSRKRIADTVKKTLESAIANAENNHDLDVDSLIVAEAYVGKSIVMKRFHARGRGRASRVEKPFSHLTIVVREVEAKGEAA, encoded by the coding sequence ATGGGCAAGGCAAAAGCCGAACGCCGGCTGAAGGATAATGAGGCGCAGGCCATTGCGCGCACGATCCGCGTCAGCCCCCAGAAGCTCAACCTCGTTGCCGCGATGATCCGCGGCAAGAAGGTCGACCGCGCTCTGGCCGAACTCGAATTCTCGCGCAAGCGCATCGCAGATACGGTCAAGAAGACGCTTGAATCTGCGATCGCCAACGCTGAGAACAACCACGATCTCGACGTTGATTCGCTCATCGTCGCAGAAGCTTACGTTGGCAAGTCGATCGTGATGAAGCGCTTCCACGCTCGTGGTCGCGGCCGTGCATCGCGCGTCGAAAAGCCGTTCTCGCACTTGACGATCGTCGTTCGTGAAGTGGAAGCCAAAGGGGAGGCCGCATAA
- the rpsC gene encoding 30S ribosomal protein S3 — MGQKINPIGFRLGINRTWDSRWFADNAEYGQLLHEDLKIRAYLMEELKAAGIAKVVIERPHKKCRVTIHSARPGLIIGKKGADIEKLRRKLSEMTNSETHLNIVEVRKPEVDATLVAQSIAQQLERRVAFRRAMKRAVQSAMRLGAEGIKITCAGRLGGAEIARTEWYREGRVPLHTLRADIDYGTAEAETAFGICGIKVWIFKGEILEHDPMASERRATESDSQGSGSRDRRRENA, encoded by the coding sequence ATGGGCCAGAAGATTAATCCGATCGGTTTCCGTCTCGGCATCAACCGGACCTGGGACAGCCGTTGGTTCGCTGACAACGCTGAATACGGCCAGCTTCTTCACGAAGACCTGAAGATCCGCGCATACCTGATGGAAGAACTGAAGGCAGCCGGCATTGCCAAGGTCGTGATCGAGCGCCCGCACAAGAAGTGCCGTGTGACGATCCACTCTGCACGTCCGGGCCTGATCATCGGCAAGAAGGGCGCCGACATCGAAAAGCTGCGTAGGAAGCTTTCCGAGATGACCAACTCCGAAACGCACCTCAACATCGTCGAAGTGCGCAAGCCGGAAGTTGACGCGACCCTCGTTGCCCAGTCGATCGCCCAGCAGCTCGAGCGCCGCGTGGCGTTCCGCCGTGCGATGAAGCGCGCTGTTCAGTCGGCCATGCGTCTTGGCGCCGAAGGCATCAAGATCACCTGCGCCGGCCGCCTCGGCGGTGCCGAAATCGCCCGTACCGAATGGTATCGTGAAGGCCGCGTTCCGCTGCACACGCTGCGCGCCGACATCGACTACGGCACGGCCGAAGCTGAAACCGCTTTCGGTATCTGCGGCATCAAGGTCTGGATCTTCAAGGGTGAAATCCTCGAGCACGATCCGATGGCTTCCGAGCGTCGCGCGACCGAGAGTGACTCCCAGGGCTCTGGCAGCAGAGACCGCCGTCGTGAAAACGCGTAA
- the rplP gene encoding 50S ribosomal protein L16 encodes MLQPKRTKYRKQFKGRIKGVAKGGSDLAFGEFGLKAQEPNRVNAREIEAARRAITRHMKRAGRVWIRVFPDVPVTAKPTEVRMGKGKGSVEYWACKVKPGRMMFEIDGVSEELAREALRLGAAKLSVKTRFVQRIAE; translated from the coding sequence ATGTTGCAGCCAAAGCGTACGAAGTATCGCAAGCAGTTCAAGGGCCGCATCAAGGGCGTTGCCAAGGGCGGTTCTGATCTCGCCTTCGGCGAATTCGGCCTGAAGGCTCAGGAGCCGAACCGCGTCAATGCCCGTGAGATCGAAGCGGCTCGCCGCGCGATCACCCGCCACATGAAGCGCGCCGGCCGCGTTTGGATCCGCGTGTTCCCGGACGTTCCGGTCACCGCCAAGCCGACCGAAGTCCGCATGGGTAAGGGTAAGGGTTCGGTCGAATACTGGGCATGCAAGGTCAAGCCCGGCCGTATGATGTTCGAGATCGATGGTGTCAGCGAAGAACTCGCCCGTGAGGCACTTCGTCTTGGCGCTGCCAAGCTCTCTGTCAAGACGCGCTTCGTGCAGCGTATCGCAGAGTAA
- the rpmC gene encoding 50S ribosomal protein L29, whose amino-acid sequence MKAADVRALSADQLNEELAKLKKEQFNLRFQKATGQLEKSSRINEVRKDIARIKTIARQKAAEAKA is encoded by the coding sequence ATGAAAGCCGCAGATGTTCGCGCTCTGAGCGCCGATCAACTCAACGAAGAGCTTGCCAAGCTGAAGAAGGAGCAGTTCAACCTGCGCTTCCAGAAGGCGACCGGCCAGCTCGAGAAGTCTTCGCGTATCAACGAAGTCCGCAAGGACATCGCACGCATTAAAACAATTGCCCGCCAGAAGGCGGCAGAAGCCAAGGCCTAA